In Glycine max cultivar Williams 82 chromosome 7, Glycine_max_v4.0, whole genome shotgun sequence, a single window of DNA contains:
- the LOC102661536 gene encoding leucine-rich repeat receptor-like protein kinase PXC1, whose protein sequence is MIIVPAKQSSFPQTSSVTVPNNSRKKGLRVGVIVAIVVVACVAVLVAMSFAMAHCCTRGSTSGSVVGSETAKRKNGNSIRSEKMVYGNGGNLDRDSDGTNTEMERSKLVFFDRRNQFELEDLLRALTEMLEKGSLGTVYRVVLDDGCTVAVKRLKDANLCERNEFEQYVDGCIVDVVRKMPPLHGLKNAIQGVLRR, encoded by the coding sequence ATGATAATCGTTCCTGCAAAACAGAGCTCGTTCCCACAAACCAGTAGCGTAACCGTTCCTAACAATTCGAGAAAGAAAGGGTTGAGAGTCGGTGTCATTGTGGCGATCGTTGTGGTGGCTTGCGTGGCGGTGCTGGTGGCGATGTCGTTCGCGATGGCGCATTGTTGTACCAGAGGATCCACCTCTGGTTCAGTAGTGGGGAGCGAGACTGCGAAGAGAAAAAATGGGAATAGTATTAGGAGCGAGAAGATGGTGTACGGGAACGGTGGAAACTTGGATAGAGATAGTGATGGGACGAACACTGAGATGGAACGAAGCAAGCTTGTGTTTTTCGATAGGAGGAACCAGTTTGAGTTAGAGGATCTGCTTCGAGCTTTGACGGAAATGCTCGAAAAAGGAAGCTTGGGAACGGTTTACAGAGTGGTGCTTGACGATGGTTGCACTGTGGCTGTGAAGAGACTCAAAGACGCTAACCTTTGCGAGAGGAACGAGTTTGAACAATACGTGGATGGTTGCATTGTGGATGTTGTAAGAAAAATGCCTCCTTTGCATGGATTAAAAAATGCAATTCAAGGTGTTCTAAGACGTTGA